From the Thermovirga lienii DSM 17291 genome, one window contains:
- a CDS encoding Monogalactosyldiacylglycerol synthase (PFAM: Glycosyl transferases group 1; Monogalactosyldiacylglycerol (MGDG) synthase~COGs: COG0707 UDP-N-acetylglucosamine:LPS N-acetylglucosamine transferase~InterPro IPR009695: IPR001296~KEGG: tai:Taci_1764 monogalactosyldiacylglycerol synthase~PFAM: Monogalactosyldiacylglycerol synthase; glycosyl transferase group 1~SPTR: Putative monogalactosyldiacylglycerol synthase, domain protein) — MTKIRVAILYASVGTGHKTAAKALAKWFGTVSPDVEVLCLDTLSFYSPIVRGIYTRSYLELVRKMPQLWGYFYDTMDNPSARDGVLATLAELTEKVNTASLLDELENFAPHAVLFTHFFGSQVVLDKFKDRIPVCYVNTDFLSHVFHRNPAFYAWFVASEETLEQCLADDLEPERIFLTGIPVDPIYSSPPSKEEGRVKLGIDSKASHILVMGGGIGVGPIEEVLVSLYKDTDALITVICGNNEKLFQKLSSQWEDISRVEVKGFVDNIIDYYASSDLVFMKPGGLSTSELLCMGKPIILTDPIPGQEQRNSDYLLDRQAARVLFEYRRAASKANMILSSFQEMKRLSETAKKISRPFAGRDIALKTLEIVKRNKIKVNKSQ; from the coding sequence ATGACTAAGATAAGGGTAGCTATATTGTATGCTTCGGTAGGAACGGGACATAAGACGGCAGCAAAAGCTCTTGCTAAATGGTTTGGCACGGTGTCTCCAGATGTAGAGGTTTTGTGCTTGGATACCCTTTCCTTCTACTCTCCCATAGTAAGGGGCATATACACCAGGTCGTACTTGGAGCTAGTTAGGAAAATGCCCCAACTGTGGGGGTACTTTTACGATACCATGGATAACCCCTCAGCAAGGGATGGAGTTCTCGCCACCCTTGCTGAACTGACTGAGAAGGTTAACACCGCAAGCCTCCTTGATGAACTTGAAAACTTCGCCCCCCATGCTGTCTTATTCACCCATTTTTTCGGTTCCCAGGTTGTGCTGGATAAATTTAAAGACCGAATTCCAGTCTGCTACGTTAACACCGATTTCCTGAGCCATGTTTTCCATCGTAATCCTGCATTTTATGCCTGGTTTGTGGCATCAGAGGAGACTTTGGAACAGTGTCTTGCCGATGACCTGGAGCCTGAAAGGATCTTTCTAACGGGCATACCCGTTGATCCCATCTATTCATCCCCCCCAAGTAAGGAGGAAGGCAGGGTAAAACTGGGCATAGACAGCAAGGCTAGCCACATTCTGGTGATGGGAGGCGGCATTGGTGTGGGCCCCATCGAGGAGGTCCTAGTATCCCTCTACAAAGACACAGATGCCCTGATAACGGTGATATGCGGCAATAACGAAAAACTTTTTCAGAAACTTTCAAGCCAGTGGGAAGATATTTCAAGGGTGGAAGTGAAGGGGTTCGTGGACAACATAATAGACTATTACGCTTCCAGCGACTTAGTCTTTATGAAACCTGGCGGCCTTTCAACCTCCGAACTTTTGTGCATGGGTAAACCCATAATATTGACGGACCCAATACCCGGCCAAGAACAGAGAAACAGCGACTATCTTTTGGACAGACAAGCAGCAAGGGTCCTGTTCGAATACAGAAGGGCCGCATCAAAGGCGAACATGATACTCTCTTCGTTCCAAGAGATGAAGAGACTTTCAGAGACGGCAAAAAAAATATCCCGCCCCTTTGCAGGACGGGATATAGCACTTAAAACTTTAGAGATAGTAAAAAGAAACAAAATAAAAGTCAACAAAAGTCAATAG
- a CDS encoding polyferredoxin-like protein (TIGRFAM: ferredoxin-type protein, NapH/MauN family~COGs: COG0348 Polyferredoxin~InterPro IPR017900: IPR017896~KEGG: aco:Amico_0074 polyferredoxin-like protein~SPTR: Polyferredoxin-like protein) produces the protein MVKNSRLLRFSVQGVFLVLLTWIGYRHQVVGGGPSGIPPVDAFCPFGGLEGLFQVMTSGVWLRRLAPSSLILFLLLVGVTLVLGRAFCGWICPLGTLGEWSASLGRKMGIKPKKLPKSIDGPLRYLKYLILAAIIGGTWKLGTLVWRNYDPWVAWMHLSAFFEAFPEKPGGFIVLFLTVIGASFFIERFWCRYLCPLGAFLAILQKASLTKITRSERSCVHCHNCGRSCPVELDPENVEVERSAECIACGRCAENCPIDGTLFFGIKKKKLSVSLVGLATVLLLLGGIATARLSGLWQTFAPIPSSITGPAAVDSLYGWMTITQMAEVLHVSPKEFLKLGGLDESTPLDVRVKDIPGIDDEALKERIREALSAQEASKKTSSFIPSPEEIKGSMTMRQVEEIYKVHGEEVFTLAGWPDNLSKEKPLKDLAVELGKEVSQIRDAVKKLLEKNQ, from the coding sequence ATGGTGAAAAATTCAAGACTATTAAGGTTTTCCGTTCAGGGAGTCTTTCTGGTCCTTCTTACCTGGATAGGCTACAGACACCAGGTTGTAGGCGGAGGTCCTTCCGGAATACCTCCGGTGGATGCTTTTTGTCCCTTTGGAGGGTTGGAGGGGCTTTTTCAAGTTATGACCTCCGGGGTTTGGCTTCGGAGGCTTGCTCCGAGCTCTTTGATTCTTTTTCTGCTCCTTGTTGGCGTTACTTTGGTGCTTGGAAGGGCCTTTTGCGGCTGGATTTGCCCCCTTGGAACGTTGGGGGAGTGGAGCGCCTCTTTGGGGCGGAAAATGGGCATAAAACCCAAAAAGCTACCCAAAAGCATAGATGGCCCTCTGAGATACCTTAAATACCTCATTTTGGCGGCCATAATTGGGGGAACTTGGAAATTGGGCACCCTGGTATGGAGAAATTATGACCCTTGGGTTGCATGGATGCATCTTTCAGCGTTTTTCGAAGCATTTCCAGAAAAACCCGGAGGCTTTATTGTGCTTTTTTTGACGGTCATAGGGGCCAGCTTCTTCATAGAAAGGTTTTGGTGTAGGTATTTATGCCCTCTGGGCGCTTTTCTCGCAATACTTCAAAAGGCTTCTTTAACCAAGATAACCAGAAGTGAGCGAAGCTGCGTTCACTGCCATAATTGTGGAAGATCCTGCCCTGTGGAGCTTGACCCCGAAAATGTGGAGGTAGAAAGGAGCGCAGAATGCATAGCCTGCGGTAGGTGTGCAGAAAACTGCCCCATAGATGGTACTCTCTTTTTCGGGATCAAGAAAAAGAAGCTATCTGTTTCGCTGGTGGGGCTTGCCACGGTGCTTTTGCTCTTAGGAGGCATAGCAACAGCTAGGTTAAGTGGCCTTTGGCAAACCTTTGCTCCCATACCTTCTTCCATAACAGGCCCTGCCGCCGTAGATTCCCTGTACGGATGGATGACCATAACTCAGATGGCAGAAGTCCTCCATGTAAGCCCCAAGGAGTTCTTAAAGCTCGGAGGCCTGGATGAATCGACTCCATTGGACGTAAGGGTCAAAGATATCCCCGGTATAGACGATGAAGCTCTCAAGGAGCGCATCAGGGAGGCTCTATCTGCTCAGGAGGCCTCTAAAAAGACGTCCTCCTTCATTCCTTCCCCAGAGGAAATAAAAGGAAGCATGACCATGAGACAAGTAGAGGAAATCTACAAGGTCCACGGAGAGGAAGTCTTCACCCTGGCTGGATGGCCTGACAACCTCAGCAAAGAAAAACCTCTCAAGGACCTTGCAGTTGAACTTGGCAAGGAAGTGAGCCAGATAAGGGATGCCGTAAAGAAATTGCTTGAAAAAAACCAGTAA